In a genomic window of Salmo trutta chromosome 32, fSalTru1.1, whole genome shotgun sequence:
- the LOC115170720 gene encoding sideroflexin-5 isoform X3, translated as MIDIYIYFNKYLSVLMAESAACPAFQLGRPRYDQSSFFGRLKHFVEIIDPSTLFVSERRLTECIKLLDEFKHGTLPPGVSDLQLWEAQKVKQAIIHPDTGEKIFMPFRMSGYVPFGTPIVVGLLLPNQTVVSTIFWQWLNQSHNACVNYSNRNATKPTPTSTFLQGYFGAVTSAVSLAVGLNVLIQKANRLSPATRMIIQRLIPFPAVASANICNVGLMRHNELSEGIDVLDENGNILGSSKIAAKHVIVLLKGNYGDSLYQSGPPDANLCPSSHHYVLPRKTSIAADESEAVAAHPQPGVSGYLQPLPAPGHQPIPTDVSDRGVSA; from the exons ATGATTgacatatatatttatttcaacAAATACTTATCCGTTCTCATGGCGGAATCTGCAGCCTGTCCTGCATTCCAGCTTGGAAGACCTCGATATGATCAG AGTTCATTTTTTGGCCGGCTGAAACACTTTGTAGAGATCATTGACCCCAGCACACTCTTTGTGTCTGAG AGACGATTGACAGAATGCATTAAGCTCCTAGATGAATTTAAACATGGAACACTACCACCTGGAGTTTCTGATCTACAG CTATGGGAAGCCCAAAAGGTCAAGCAG GCCATCATTCATCCTGACACAGGAGAGAAGATTTTCATGCCTTTTCGAATGTCAG GTTATGTCCCATTTGGAACACCAATT GTTGTGGGCCTTCTTCTTCCAAATCAGACTGTGGTATCCACCATTTTCTGGCAG tGGCTTAACCAGAGTCACAATGCCTGTGTCAACTACTCAAACCGCAATGCTACTAAG CCTACACCGACATCCACGTTTCTTCAAGGTTACTTCGGAGCTGTGACCAGTGCTGTCTCCCTTGCG GTAGGACTGAATGTACTGATTCAGAAAGCCAACAGGTTGAGTCCAGCAACCCGAATGATAATACAGAGACTCATCCCTTTCCCAGCTGTGG CCAGTGCCAACATTTGCAACGTGGGCCTCATGAGGCACAATGAGCTGTCAGAGGGCATCGACGTGCTGGAcgaaaatgggaacatattgggcTCCTCAAAGATTGCTGCCAAACAT gttattgtcctgctgaaag GCAATTATGGAGACAGCCTTTACCAGAGTGGTCCTCCCGATGCCAATCTTTGTCCTTCCTCCCATCATTATGTCCTACCTAGAAAA ACTTCCATTGCTGCAGACGAATCGGAGGCTGTTGCTGCCCATCCACAGCCTGGTGTGTCTGGCTACCTTCAGCCTCTCCCTGCCCCTGGCCATCAGCCTATtcccacagatgtctcag ATAGAGGTGTCTCAGCTTGA
- the LOC115170720 gene encoding sideroflexin-5 isoform X1, with amino-acid sequence MIDIYIYFNKYLSVLMAESAACPAFQLGRPRYDQSSFFGRLKHFVEIIDPSTLFVSERRLTECIKLLDEFKHGTLPPGVSDLQLWEAQKVKQAIIHPDTGEKIFMPFRMSGYVPFGTPIVVGLLLPNQTVVSTIFWQWLNQSHNACVNYSNRNATKPTPTSTFLQGYFGAVTSAVSLAVGLNVLIQKANRLSPATRMIIQRLIPFPAVASANICNVGLMRHNELSEGIDVLDENGNILGSSKIAAKHAIMETAFTRVVLPMPIFVLPPIIMSYLEKLPLLQTNRRLLLPIHSLVCLATFSLSLPLAISLFPQMSQIEVSQLEPEIAMATDCKVVTYNKGL; translated from the exons ATGATTgacatatatatttatttcaacAAATACTTATCCGTTCTCATGGCGGAATCTGCAGCCTGTCCTGCATTCCAGCTTGGAAGACCTCGATATGATCAG AGTTCATTTTTTGGCCGGCTGAAACACTTTGTAGAGATCATTGACCCCAGCACACTCTTTGTGTCTGAG AGACGATTGACAGAATGCATTAAGCTCCTAGATGAATTTAAACATGGAACACTACCACCTGGAGTTTCTGATCTACAG CTATGGGAAGCCCAAAAGGTCAAGCAG GCCATCATTCATCCTGACACAGGAGAGAAGATTTTCATGCCTTTTCGAATGTCAG GTTATGTCCCATTTGGAACACCAATT GTTGTGGGCCTTCTTCTTCCAAATCAGACTGTGGTATCCACCATTTTCTGGCAG tGGCTTAACCAGAGTCACAATGCCTGTGTCAACTACTCAAACCGCAATGCTACTAAG CCTACACCGACATCCACGTTTCTTCAAGGTTACTTCGGAGCTGTGACCAGTGCTGTCTCCCTTGCG GTAGGACTGAATGTACTGATTCAGAAAGCCAACAGGTTGAGTCCAGCAACCCGAATGATAATACAGAGACTCATCCCTTTCCCAGCTGTGG CCAGTGCCAACATTTGCAACGTGGGCCTCATGAGGCACAATGAGCTGTCAGAGGGCATCGACGTGCTGGAcgaaaatgggaacatattgggcTCCTCAAAGATTGCTGCCAAACAT GCAATTATGGAGACAGCCTTTACCAGAGTGGTCCTCCCGATGCCAATCTTTGTCCTTCCTCCCATCATTATGTCCTACCTAGAAAA ACTTCCATTGCTGCAGACGAATCGGAGGCTGTTGCTGCCCATCCACAGCCTGGTGTGTCTGGCTACCTTCAGCCTCTCCCTGCCCCTGGCCATCAGCCTATtcccacagatgtctcag ATAGAGGTGTCTCAGCTTGAGCCGGAGATCGCAATGGCAACCGATTGCAAGGTGGTGACCTACAATAAGGGACTGTGA
- the LOC115170720 gene encoding sideroflexin-5 isoform X2, with the protein MIDIYIYFNKYLSVLMAESAACPAFQLGRPRYDQSSFFGRLKHFVEIIDPSTLFVSERRLTECIKLLDEFKHGTLPPGVSDLQLWEAQKVKQAIIHPDTGEKIFMPFRMSGYVPFGTPITVVSTIFWQWLNQSHNACVNYSNRNATKPTPTSTFLQGYFGAVTSAVSLAVGLNVLIQKANRLSPATRMIIQRLIPFPAVASANICNVGLMRHNELSEGIDVLDENGNILGSSKIAAKHAIMETAFTRVVLPMPIFVLPPIIMSYLEKLPLLQTNRRLLLPIHSLVCLATFSLSLPLAISLFPQMSQIEVSQLEPEIAMATDCKVVTYNKGL; encoded by the exons ATGATTgacatatatatttatttcaacAAATACTTATCCGTTCTCATGGCGGAATCTGCAGCCTGTCCTGCATTCCAGCTTGGAAGACCTCGATATGATCAG AGTTCATTTTTTGGCCGGCTGAAACACTTTGTAGAGATCATTGACCCCAGCACACTCTTTGTGTCTGAG AGACGATTGACAGAATGCATTAAGCTCCTAGATGAATTTAAACATGGAACACTACCACCTGGAGTTTCTGATCTACAG CTATGGGAAGCCCAAAAGGTCAAGCAG GCCATCATTCATCCTGACACAGGAGAGAAGATTTTCATGCCTTTTCGAATGTCAG GTTATGTCCCATTTGGAACACCAATT ACTGTGGTATCCACCATTTTCTGGCAG tGGCTTAACCAGAGTCACAATGCCTGTGTCAACTACTCAAACCGCAATGCTACTAAG CCTACACCGACATCCACGTTTCTTCAAGGTTACTTCGGAGCTGTGACCAGTGCTGTCTCCCTTGCG GTAGGACTGAATGTACTGATTCAGAAAGCCAACAGGTTGAGTCCAGCAACCCGAATGATAATACAGAGACTCATCCCTTTCCCAGCTGTGG CCAGTGCCAACATTTGCAACGTGGGCCTCATGAGGCACAATGAGCTGTCAGAGGGCATCGACGTGCTGGAcgaaaatgggaacatattgggcTCCTCAAAGATTGCTGCCAAACAT GCAATTATGGAGACAGCCTTTACCAGAGTGGTCCTCCCGATGCCAATCTTTGTCCTTCCTCCCATCATTATGTCCTACCTAGAAAA ACTTCCATTGCTGCAGACGAATCGGAGGCTGTTGCTGCCCATCCACAGCCTGGTGTGTCTGGCTACCTTCAGCCTCTCCCTGCCCCTGGCCATCAGCCTATtcccacagatgtctcag ATAGAGGTGTCTCAGCTTGAGCCGGAGATCGCAATGGCAACCGATTGCAAGGTGGTGACCTACAATAAGGGACTGTGA